A section of the Betaproteobacteria bacterium genome encodes:
- a CDS encoding ATP-dependent DNA ligase: DLLLGMSLEAIVKTSGKTGLHVFVPIRRTIDFDAARHVSELVGRHLMRLHPKDITLEWSVPKRTGKIFMDYNMNVRGKTLNVAYSPRGVPGAPVSMPLTWEELAQAHPLDFRIPNVVQRVAATGDRWREALTRKQSLEGAVNSAEG, from the coding sequence GATCTGCTGCTCGGCATGTCGCTCGAAGCCATCGTGAAGACCTCCGGCAAGACCGGCCTGCACGTCTTCGTGCCGATCCGCCGGACCATCGATTTCGATGCCGCGCGCCACGTGTCGGAACTCGTCGGCCGCCATCTCATGCGCCTGCACCCCAAGGACATCACGCTGGAGTGGAGCGTGCCCAAGCGGACCGGCAAGATCTTCATGGACTACAATATGAACGTTCGTGGCAAGACGCTGAACGTCGCCTACTCGCCGCGCGGTGTGCCCGGCGCGCCGGTGTCGATGCCGCTCACGTGGGAGGAACTGGCGCAGGCGCATCCGCTCGACTTTCGCATCCCGAACGTCGTGCAGCGCGTGGCCGCAACCGGGGATCGCTGGCGCGAAGCCCTGACCCGCAAACAAAGCCTCGAGGGCGCGGTGAACAGCGCCGAGGGCTAG